The uncultured Campylobacter sp. sequence GCTGACGCGGATGTCGTAGTAAAACCCATCCTCGATCGCAGGTCCCACGAAAAATTTTGCGCCCGCATAAAGCTCGCGAACTGCCTGCGCCAAAAGGTGCGCACAGGAGTGGCGCAGAATTTTAAGCGCGTCCTCGGAGTTATCGAAATATATCGGCTGCGCCTCGCTTGCGTGCTCGCCGATACTTTGAGTATCGTAAATTTCACCGTTAAATTTATACGCGATAATATCGCTCATTGGCTTGTTTCCTTTTTTACCGAATTGTCTTTCTTACACTGAAAGAACAAAAACTAATTTTAGCTAATCAATCCTTAACGATAAATTTAAAAAATATTAAAATTAAAATTTTTGATTCTTTTCTCGCAATAAAAAATACACGGCGTTCGCGCAAAGAGCACAAATCGCCATCACACTTGCGAGCAAAAACGGCTTATTCGCTCCCACTGCACCTACGATAAACGAAATAGCCCCGGCGATAGCAAATTGCGCAGTCCCCAGTACCGCCGAAGCTGCGCCAGAGTTGCCGTCCTTATACAGCGCCATCGCAAGCGTCGTGGCGTTAGGCGCAACAAAGCCAAGAGACGAAAGCAATATGAAAAGCGAAGCCTCAAAGCAGATGAAAGGAAGGTCAAGCATAGAGCATGCGAGCAAAATTAGGCTCGTCGCAAGCATCGCGATTAGGCCGAAATTTAATAAAGCTGCAGGTTCGCGATTTTGCACGAGTTTGGCATTTAGTGCCGAAACAAGGGTCATTCCAAGAGCGTTGATGCCAAATATTACACCAAAGGCATGCTCGCCCAACCCATAATAGCCCAAAAATATAAAGCTAGAGCCCGTGATATAAGCGAAAAGCGCGCTCATCGCAACTGCAAATCCTAACGTATAGCGCATAAATTCTTTATTTCGCAAGATTATGCCGTATTCGCCAAGCACGCCTTTTACGCTAAGTGTAACAGTCTTGTCTATCTGCGCGCTCTCGTCAAGTCCGAAAAATATAAATGCAAAAAGCAAAATTCCAAGTGCGAACAAAATCGCAAAAATCGCTTGCCACGAGAAAAAATCTAGCACAAATCCGCCTAAAGTTGGTGCTAGCATCGGAGCTAGCGAGCCCACGACCATCATCAGCGCAAACATCGCTGCAGCCTCGTGCAGCTCGAATTTATCGTTAATTACGGCTCTCGCAAGTACCACTCCCGCACACCCGCCCAAAGCTTGCAAAAATCTAAAAAATATAAACGCATAAACGCTATCAAAGCTCACGCAAGCAAGCGACGCACATATGAAAAGCAAAATGCCCGCGTATAACGGCTTTTTGCGACCGAATTTATCACTTAGCGGCCCATAAACGAGCTGTCCTAGCGCAAACGCAACGAAAAAGCTCACAACCGATAACTGAGCGTAAAACTCGCTCGTAGCAAAGCTTGCCTTTACCTTTTCCAGCGCGGGCAGATACATATCGGTAGACAAAGGCGCCAGAGCCGACATATAGGCGAGTATAATCACCAGCTTAAATTTAGCGAATTTACTTTGTTTGATCATCGTTTTTCTCAATTATTTTTAGGCAGAGCTCAAATGTGCGCACGAGCGCGTTTAGATCTTTAAATTTTTGCGGCAAAAGCCTAGCGATAAAATATATCGGACGCAGCGCAAGTACCGTAGCCCACGCACTTTGCACTACGTCCTGCCCGCCGTTTAAGTCGTAGGCGCGGATGCCTGCGCGCACCAAACCTTCGTTCAACCCTTCGCGACAAAGATCATAGACAAACAGCAAAAAATCTCGCATTTTGGCTTTTTGCAGATTACCGCGCTCGCCGCGATTTTCAAAATCTATAAATTTCATCTCGCCGTTTTTTACTAAGACGTCGCGCAGTGCGGGTCTGCCGTGTATGAAGCCGCGCGAATGCAGCTGTGCTAACGCCGCAGCGTAGCCCTGAATGAGCGCCACACAAGATGCCTCATCCGAGCTTTTTAGCACCTCGTCCACCGGCGTGCCGCCGTCTTTGAGTACGAAAAAGTTCTCGTCTCGCAGCACCAGCTGCGGCACAGGCGCGCCGACTGCGTACAGGCTCTCGCATTTTAGCGCTTCGTAATCGAAAGCGGCTTTCGGATTTGCTTTGAATATTTTCGTAAGCAATCCGCCGCGGATGCGCAACTCCGGCTGCTTTAGCCAGTATTTCTCGCCCTCAAAACTAAAGCTCGTGACGCGCTCGCCAGGATGATTTTTTAGAATTTCATTTACGTATTCTTTAAAATTTTGCATTCAATAAATTTAGCGAATTTTTTTTAGAAAGAGCTAAATTTGCGAGTTTTATTTCATTAAGTTTCATCTGTCCGCATGTCCGCATAAAATTTATTACATAAATTCAGCGGGGCTAAATTTTAAAATTATCAGGTAGAATTTATTGCAGTCTTGGAATTTTGTAGCACAGGAAGCAGCAAAAGTGCATAATTTCAGAATTTTACAAAAGCTAAGATTTACGTCAAAAAATTTTAAAACTAGAAGTGGCGACCCCTACGAGATTCGAACTCGTTTTACCGCCGTGAAAGGGCGATGTCCTAACCGTTAGACGAAGGGGCCACTTAATCTGGTATTAAGATTAAAGGCGGTATTCTACTCAAGACGCACTTAAACCCAACTTAAATTAAGGATTATTTATGAAATGCTCTTTTCTGGCGCCACTTGCACTTTCGCTTCTGCTCGCAGGCTGCGCTACCACCGCGCTCAAGCCCGCTTCTACGCAAGCTGTAAATTTCACCGTCATTTCGCCGCTTACCCGCACCAGCGACGCGGGCTTTATGCGCAAATTTAAAAATCAAACCGAGGTTCAAATTTACGCAAGCGGCATCAGCGTGCTGAGCCTGGTTTTAAAAGGCGATAAAATTTGCATGAACGGCGCGTGCGACGACGAGCTTGTTTTCAATAAAAAATTCTTCGGCACCGAGCACTACCGCGGGCTTCTCGGCCAAATCCTAGACGGCAAGCCGATCTTTGGCGGCAGCGACGCAGGCGAGCGCCGTTGCCTCGCGCAAAGCCTGCAAGATGGCTCTATCGATTATAAGGTTTGCCGCGACAAGGACGGCGGCGGAAGATCCATAAGCTTCGCCGACGCAAAACGCGGCGTAAAGATCAAAATCCGCGAGCTGCAGTAAAATCTCGTGCGATCAATGTTTGTGGTGCGTGAGATGCAATTCCGTGGGTGGCGCGAACAAATTGCGAACGAGTAAAATTTTGCGCGGCGGGTGTATATAAACGCGCGGGAATACTGCTCTCTAGCAGCCGCCCAAAACACGGCGCGAGCGGTCAAAATTCCATTACTCTGCAGGGTAGCCGCCTAAGCTTTGCAAACGGTGCGGTTTTATTGACGCTCTGCGCCGGCTCTACGCGGCGAAATTTACTAAGCAGCGCGTATGTGCGAAAGAAAAAGCGCGCATTTAAATTTAAAAATCCGCGCGCGGCTCGGGTTTATGAAATTTTGCCGCACGCGGCGTAAAATAAAATTTAGGAGGTAAAATGAAGCGGATCGGAGCGCACGTGAGTGCTAGCGGCGGGGTTTTCAACGCGCCGCTAAACGCCGCAAGGATCGGGGCGGACGCGTTTGCGATGTTCGTCAAAAATCAGCGCAGATGGGACGCGCCGCCGCTTAGCGAGAAAGAGATCGTCGCGTTTAAGGACGCGCTGAAGCAAAGCGGCATCCGCGCGGAGCACGTCTTGGTGCACGACAGCTACCTCATAAATTTGGGCCATCCGCGCGAGGCGGAGCGCGAGAAGTCCCTAAACGCCTTCGTGGACGAGATCCGTCGCTGCGAGGCGCTCGGGCTTAAGCTTTTGAACTTTCATCCAGGCTTGCATCTAAATGAAATTTCAGCTCAAGTGTGCCTGGATAATATCGCAGAGTCGCTAAATTTCGCCATCGCAAACACTAGTGGCGTCAAGCTCGTGCTCGAAAACACCGCGGGCCAAGGCTCTAATCTCGGCTATGATTTCGCTCAGCTCGCTTACGTGATCGGCAAAATTTCAAATAAAGATCGCATCGGCGTCTGTATCGATACCTGTCACGCGTTCGCCGCAGGATACGACCTCCGCAGCCCGCAGGCCTATGAGCGCACGATGAGCGAGTTTGACCGCGCGATCGGCTATAAATTTTTAAGCGGCATGCACCTAAACGACACGAAAAACGAGCTTGGCGTGCGCAAAGATCGACACGAGAGCCTCGGGCGCGGATTTTTGGGGCTCGCGGCATTTGAAAACATCATGAACGACCCGAACATCGACGAGATCCCGCTGATTTTAGAAACGATCGACGATAACCTCTGGGCGGAGGAGATCGCGCTTTTGCGCAGTATGCAAGGACGCCCCAAAGCCTAATCGGGCACCTTTTGCGCCACGTAGAATTTATCTCATTTCGCTTCAAAGTGGCGTGGAGTGATAAGAGCCTTATGCCGTGCGTTTACATCGCGGGATTTATCACTTAAATTTTAACAAGCAAAATAATGAGGAACTTCGCGCTAAAAATTCTGCGCCGTAAAAAGTCGCGAAATTCTACGACGAAAAACACATCGTCATAGCAAAAAAGCAAAATTTTTATGGCAAAACGCAGCGCCCCGGCAGAAATGAAAAATTTTACGCTGCGTAATTAAAATTTTCAAGCAAGATTTTTAAAGCGATGCGGCGGCAAATTTTAAAATTCTATCGCTACGATATTTCAAGGCTCAGCGCCAGATTCGAAGCTCTAGGAATTTTAAAATTCTAAATTCCACATCAAAAAATTGGCGCGAAGCTTTATACGCGCGACTGCGTAAATTCCAACCTCAAAATTCTACTTTCACCCGATCCTTGCAGAGGCGAAGCACATAAGGCCTCCATAATCCTAACTTAAAATTCTGCTGCGTACCAATCTATACTTTTGGCACGCATTTTATTTGCAACAAATCTGCCTCTTTATTTTAGTGCTTTGCTCGCGCCAAAATCTGTGCAGGATCCGTGTAAATTTACGCTAAATTCTACTTTAAGAGCATTCGATTAGTTTAAAATTTTATCGTTAGGCTTAGTAGCATACCGCCGCGATTTAAATTTAGGTGCGGAGGAATTTTAAGCCGCAGCCGAAGCGTATTGTACCGGCTGCAGCTCGGCGCGCTATTTTAGCAGCTCATACATATCGCAGGATTTTTGCCAAGTATCCTTCAATTCCGTCATATTAGGAAGGTCAAGATAAGAGCTATTTTTGCCTGAATCACAAGCTTTCTTGTAATACTGCGCAGCTTTACTTTTATCTTTTTCGACGTAATGGTTAAAAACCGCAAAATTGTAGCAATTCAGTAATTCGCCTGCTACGTCGCAACCTTTTTTATAATAAACCGCCGCTCTTATGAAATCTATTTTTATGCCGTCTCCTTTACGGTACATATCTGCCAATATACCGCATGATAGTCCATTTCCTCTGTCGTAAGCTTTGTCATAATAAATTACCGCTTTTGATATATCTTTTTCGACTCCGTCTCCGTCCTTATACATGGCCCCTAATAATGCGCAATCAAGAGCGTCTCCAGAGTCACATTTTTTTTCAAAATACTCGACGGCTTTTTTTGGATCTTCTTGCATCATTACGCCCGAGACTCCGAGACAACCGAGCTTATTTCCGCCGTTACAAGCTTTTTCAAATAGTTTTAGCTTTTTTGCGTTATCCTTACATTGCAATCCTGCCTCGGCGCAAGACTCCATATTGCCGTCATTGCACTCCTTTTCGAACTTTTCATACTCAGACGTGCCGAACGCAAAACAAGCGGCGAGCGCCAACGCAAATAGCAATTTTTTCATTTAATATCCTTTCCGGGTAAAATTTGACTAATTTTACCCCCCCCCCCCCCCTAAGAAATTGATTAAATTTATTGTAAATTTTAACGAGGCGGCGATAATTTAACGCCTACAGAGCCGCCAAGCCCGCTCAAAATTTAAATTTTACCCGAATTGGGCTATAATCCCTTTTTTGAAATTTTAACCTTGGATAAAGATTTGAAAATAGCGTTTTTTGACTCAGGCATCGGCGGGCTAAGCGTGCTAGCCGAGGCTTTGCAGCGATTTAGCGGGGCGGAGTTTTTGTATTTTGCCGACGAGGATCACGTCCCCTACGGCACAAAAAGTAGGACCGAGATCGTGCGGCTAAGCCTCGATGCGGTCGGGTTTTTGGTCTCGCGCGGCGCGGAGGGGGTCGTCGTTGCTTGCAATACCGCCACGAGCGCGGCTATCTCGGAGCTTCGCGGCGCATTTAGCGTGCCGGTTATCGGCATGGAGCCTGCCGTCAAGCTCGCCGCGGACAGCTTCGGCGCGCGCCCGACGCTGCTCATCGCCACTCCGCTAACGATCGCGGGCGAGAAGCTCGCGTGCCTCGTGGAACGGCTGGAGTGCGAGACGTGGAGCCTGCCGCTGCCCAGGCTCGTGGAGTTTGCGCAGGATTTGGAGTTTGACTCGCCCGCGGTTCGGGCGTATCTGCGCCAGGAGCTCGGTAAATTTGAGCTCGCGCGCCTCGGTTCGCTCGTGCTTGGTTGCACGCATTTTAACTATTTCAAGGACGTTTTGCGCGAAATTTTGCCGTCTCACGTACGCATCATCGACGGCATCGACGGCACGCTAAATCGCCTTGCAAGCGAGCTGGGCGGAGGGCTAAAGCTTGCGCGCGGGAAGGATTTGCCCTCGCGGACGGCTAAATTTAACACGGGCGGCGATATAAAATTTAACGCAAATTCGCAAACGGGCGAGCTGGGCGCAATCCGCAAATGCGACGGTAAGCTGGCGGTCAATGCCCGCGACTTAGAGCAGTGCGACGAAGACAAATGCCGCATGTCGCCACGCGCCGTAGATGCGAATTCACAGCTCAAGCTTTATTCTCGAGGCGGCGCGGATTTGTCCTTAGAATTTGAGCCGCGAAGCGAAGAGGCGGGTATTTCGCGAGTGAATTATCCAAACGGCAACAGCGTGGAATATTTTTATTCGGGCAGAGCGCTAGATGCGGCGCAATTACGCAAGGTGGGATTGTTTTTAAAGCGGCTCGATGCGATGCGAGCAATCGACTAGGCTACGCACCTGTGAGCCGCAGCGTGGGTTAAAATTTTATCGCATCGCGGATCGCACCACGCAAATTAAAATTCTAGCGCATCGCAGATCGTTTCGTGAAAGTTAAAATTTTGATGCGCTATAAATCGCAGCGCAAATTAAAATTTTGGCGCGTCGTAATTCAGACTAAAATTTCGGCGGGCTAAATTCGTCGTTTTGTAAATCGCGCCGAATAGACTAAAATTTTGGCGCGCTAAAATTTAACTCGGCGATTTAGAAGCAGCTTCGCAACAGCATGTGAGCAATGGCACCTAGCCGTCGTCCGATGCGCGAAAGTTAAAATTTTACGGGGCAAATGCTGCCTTCCACCGCCTAGCACGTAAATTTAAGATTTAACGCACAACGCCGCCGTCCAACTTGGAGCAGCATAGCGCGAGAAAGACGCCGTCGCTTCTTTAAATTTAATAGCGCAAGTCAAGATTGCTGTAAGTAAGGAATTCCTCGCGCTGTGCGAATTATCGCAGTAAATTTGAAATTTTAAATTTAAACCAGGGTGCGGATAAAGTGCGCGAGAGAGGTTAAAATTTAGTGCACCGCACAAACCGCCGCCGAGTGAAATTTAGACCAGGTGTACGGCGTAAATTTTAAAATGTTTAAATTTTAAGGCGCCGCGCAGCCCGTAAGTCTTTTCTGCGCTAGCCAAAAGCTCGCAGGCTTTAAAATTTGAAATTCCAAAATCCGTAAAGCAAGATTTCGCGCCGTATCATTTCGCGGGCGAGATTTATACTGCAAAATTCAGCGCCGCGCAGAGTGAATTAAAATGTATTAATACCGTAAGAGAGGAGCGGTTTTGATCTTAAGCTGATACCAAAATAATTTATCGTGCTTGATTTTCCAAAAAGCCCCTTAATTTCATATTGCCATTAGCCTCTTTTGCATTCATCAAATTACTATACTCAACGCTATTTTTATCTGCCGGCTCTTTCTCTTTATATTTTTCTATGATAGCCTTAGCTTCGTCCAAGTGTTCCATATAATACTTGACCGAATACGCCATACTCTTTTCCTCTACGACCGTTTTCGCATTCACGCAATTTTTATAGGAGTTACTGCCATCTTTAAGAGTATTAAAATCGCACTTTGCTAAAACCTCTTTGGCTTCGTCTAGATGAGCATCGTAGTATTCTTTAGTCTTTACCTCTGTATCATCGCCGCAACCTGCTAATAAAGCAGCTAACACCCCCCCCCAGAGGAACATTTTAGGATTTTTCATTTCATTCTCCTTGTTTGAAATTTATTGGCATTTTACTACCCGTTTACTTTAAAAATTTTGAATTGCAGGCGCACGCGCCGTTTTAATGCGGCTCGTTAAATTCGGCTTTTAAAATTTGCTCGCACTTTTTGAAATTTCGCTTTAAAATTTTACTCGCGCGACGAAATTTTACAGAGCGGAATTCTGCGGGACAAAGCAAAATTCCTCCAGGCAGAATTCCGCATCGCTGCGGAATTCAAAATTTAAAAGCAAATTTAAAATTTGCGAGAGCTACTCTTCTATCTTTTTACCTGCGAACCGCACGAGAGCCCACGTAACGGCAAATCCTATCGGCAGCGCGATCCAGACGCTAAGGCCTAGCGCTACGGGCAGGTAGCCCGCTAGCACGGCGACCGCACCGACGGATAGAGCGTAAGGCATCTGCGTCTTTACGTGCTCGATATGATCGCAGCCCGCGCCCATCGACGAAAGGATCGTCGTATCCGAAATCGGCGAGCAATGGTCGCCGAAAATCGCGCCGGTTAGCACGCCCGAGATATTTACGATCATATAGGCGTGGAGCGCATCGCCCGAAAGCCCGTAGTGAAGTCCCACGGCGTTTGCCAAAGGTATGGCAAGCGGCATTAAAATTCCCATCGTGCCGTAGCTCGTGCCCGTCGAAAAGCTAATGAACGAGCCCAGCACGAAAATCGCTACCGGAAGCAAGAATTTCGGCGTATTTTGGCTTAGCATATCGACTAGATAGCGCGACGTGCCGAGCTCTTTGATGACAGAGCTGAGCGACCAGGCAAGCAGCAGGATCACGATCGTAACGATCATCGTCTTCCACCCCTTGATCCACGTAGAGATCGCCTCTCTGACGTCAAAAATTTTGCGGTAAACGCTCATAAATATAGACACGACCGTAGCAAGAAGCGCCGCTTGAAAAAGCGCGACCGACGAGTTTGCGTTACCGAACGTCGCCTGAAGCGTCGCAAAGCTTAGCGGAGCGGCTTTTGCGGCTGCTAGAGCGTCGCCTTCAAGCTTACTTAGTCCGCTAAAATAAAAGCTCGCAAATGCGCCGCAGATTAGCACTATAAGCGGGATAACGGCGTTTGAGGCTTGCGGCTTGACGCCTTCTTTAGGCTCTAGCGTTTTATCTTCGAGCTCGGCGATGTTAGAATTTTTAGAGTGGATTTCGCCGCTCGCCGCGCGCCTTTCGGCAGAGAGCATCGGTCCGAAATCTCTACGCATGAACGCCACGTAAACCACGAAAGCAAGCATAAAAAGATTGTAGAAGCGATACGGCATGGTTTGCACGAAGATCGAGAAGGCGTTTACGTTTTGCACGCCGATCTGATCATATCCCGCTCTTATCAGAGAGACCTCAAGACCTACCCAGGTAGAAATTAGCGCGATACCCGCAATCGGTGCGGCGGTGGCGTCGATGATAAAGGCGAGCTTTTCGCGGCTGACTCTAAATTTATCGGTGATCGGCCTCATGACGGGACCTACGATTAGTGCGTTTGCGTAGTCGTCGAAAAATACGAAAAGACCCATAACCCATGTTGAAATTTGCGCCGAGATACCGGTTTTAGCGCGCTTGCTAATCCAAAGAGCCACGGCTTTCGTGCCGCCCGTCCTGCTAATCAGCGCGACTACGCCGCCGATACAAAGCACCTGCAAAAGCACGCCCGCGTTGCCTTTGCTAGCCATCGAGCCCACCACGCGCGCGACCAGATCGGTAAAGCTGCCCACAAGCGCGGAGATCGGATTGTTGCCGACGACTGCAAGCATATAGGTGCCACTAAAAACGCCGATGAAAAGCGATAAAATCACCTCTTTGGTGATAAAGGCAAGTGCGATAGCCACGACGGGCGGCACCAGCGTCCAGATGCCGAATAGCTCAGCATTATGCTGCCTGGTCGCGTCGTCTACTGCAAACGCGGCAACCGATAAAAACATTAGTAATAGAATTTTTTTCATTTTCTCGCCTTAAAATTTAATGCTTTTCGATAAAAAGCCCAGCCCAGCTCTGCTGCGTCGCCATCGCCTCAATCACGTTGATATTTACTCGGTGCGGCATCGCTAGGCAGCTTAGCACGATCTGCGCGATATCCTCGGGCAGGATCGCATCGACCCCCTCATACACGGCCGCGGCACGCGCTACATCGCCTTTAAAGCGCACCTCGCTAAACTCGCTCTTACAGATTCCCGGCGCGATCTCCGTCACGCGGATACCGGTGCCGCGCAGGTCGTTGCGGATATTGCGGCTAAACTGCTTGATAAACGCCTTGCTCGCGCCGTAAACGTGGCTACCCGGATAGGGCCACGCGCCCGCAGTCGAGCCGAGATTGAAGATATAGCCGCTGCCGCGCGCGATCATCAGCGGCAGCACCGCCTTGGTCGAATACAGCACGCCCTTGATATTCGTATCGACCATCGTCTCCAAATCCTCCACAGGCGTCTGTGCAATCCCCTCAAGCCCGAGTGCAAGGCCTGCGTTATTTACCAGCACCTCGACGTCTTTGAAATTTGCAGGCAGCGCACTCACGGCGTCAAACACCGCAGCTTTATCGCGAATATCCGCGGCGATAATGTGCGTATTGCCTAGCTCGCCGGCTAGCTTCTGTAGCCGATCTTTGCGACGCCCAAACGCAATAATCTTATAGCCCTGCGCGCTAAGCGCCCTGGCAATCGCCTCGCCAAAGCCGCTCGTAGCGCCCGTGATGAATGCCGTGTTTTTCATATGATCCCCTTTGCGTAAAATTTTAAATTTAGCGCAATGATAACGCAAAACGGATTTAGAATTTATGAATTTTATCTTGCGGCGCTGGAGCGGATGAAATAATACGAAGGCATTGGCAGGTCCTCTCACCCAAGCTCGCAATCGGCAGCGGATTCGGCGAGCGCACGGGCTAAATTAAAATTTTGCGCCGTTCGTTTGTCGCGGTTTGCTATAATTACCTAAATTTAGGAAAAAGGCAAATGAGCAAATTTATACGATTTATCCTCGTTAGTATCTGTGTTTGCGCCACTTATGCGGGTCTGAAATATGCTTTTATACTCTTTATCACGTGGCTCATGTTTAGTGGGGTATATTTTGATGGACCGGGTACGCTGCTCGCCATACCGCTCACGTTTCTAAGCTCGTCGGTTATATTTGATTATTATTGTATTGCGCTGGGCTCTCATCTGCTCTTTTTATCTCTGCTTAAAGGGCGCGACGTGAAAACGCGGTGGATTTTACCTTTATTTTTTCTCATAACGCTCGCGTTTTGTAGCTTTTGCGTCTTAATCGGGCACGAAGATTATCAGCGCATAAACGCACTTTTTGCACTCTTGCTTATCTCTCCTTTTACGCTCATCGCATACGCCATCGTTACGACCGTAATCCTTGCCAAAAATAAAATTTCGGATTATTATCCGGTCTTAATCGCGATAATTTTTGTGCCTATTCATGCCGCCAGCATAGGGATATGGGGATTAGAACGGATATATTTTGGAGTGTTTCTAAACGCGACGATACTGGGGATTTTTTATTTCACGGCGAAAATCGGGCACGTAAATTTGATCGCACATAGACCCGTACCCGACAAAATGCAAAATTCTAAAGACCGCGCTACCAAAACGATACAAAGCAGCGCGATATTTTTAAACGACGATATTTTGAGGAAACGCTAAATTTTATCCCTTTTAGGAATTCTAAATGACACTTTCGTCGCGCGCTACAAGCTTATCTGCTTCCCGATAAATCTGAGCTTTACCAACAAAACCTTCAAAAACTGCGCCGTTTTGCCTCTTGACACATTGACGTCGCTATTTGATCAAATTTATATCCAGCGCAATCTCGTCGTTTTTGATCACGCTGATCCCCTTATTTAGCACGTTTGCGCGATCTATTTGGCTTCTACTAGCGAGTGCATCGCGAAGATGCCGCACTGAAATTTATTCAGCTGAGTATCCTTTTAAGAGCCTACGCCCAAAATATCCCTTCATACTCGCGTTTCACGCCGTCGTGATGTTAATATTTGGTTTTAATAGCAACTAGCTCCAATAAAATTTCATCTGTCACGCACAAGGTCTTTTGCGTTTTTCGATTTAAAATTTGAGTCGCGAGAATTTCGTTTACGGATACTCAGAATAAATATTGTGGCTATTTTATACGTGCAGAGTAAGATAAAATTTGCAGTTCTCAGGCGTGGCAAAATCACGCACCCCGTTTTACAGATGGCAAAATAAAGCGCGTTGGAATCGGCCTTCACTTGAAATTTTATTTAAAAAGCAAATCGGATT is a genomic window containing:
- the nfo gene encoding deoxyribonuclease IV; amino-acid sequence: MKRIGAHVSASGGVFNAPLNAARIGADAFAMFVKNQRRWDAPPLSEKEIVAFKDALKQSGIRAEHVLVHDSYLINLGHPREAEREKSLNAFVDEIRRCEALGLKLLNFHPGLHLNEISAQVCLDNIAESLNFAIANTSGVKLVLENTAGQGSNLGYDFAQLAYVIGKISNKDRIGVCIDTCHAFAAGYDLRSPQAYERTMSEFDRAIGYKFLSGMHLNDTKNELGVRKDRHESLGRGFLGLAAFENIMNDPNIDEIPLILETIDDNLWAEEIALLRSMQGRPKA
- a CDS encoding multidrug effflux MFS transporter, which produces MIKQSKFAKFKLVIILAYMSALAPLSTDMYLPALEKVKASFATSEFYAQLSVVSFFVAFALGQLVYGPLSDKFGRKKPLYAGILLFICASLACVSFDSVYAFIFFRFLQALGGCAGVVLARAVINDKFELHEAAAMFALMMVVGSLAPMLAPTLGGFVLDFFSWQAIFAILFALGILLFAFIFFGLDESAQIDKTVTLSVKGVLGEYGIILRNKEFMRYTLGFAVAMSALFAYITGSSFIFLGYYGLGEHAFGVIFGINALGMTLVSALNAKLVQNREPAALLNFGLIAMLATSLILLACSMLDLPFICFEASLFILLSSLGFVAPNATTLAMALYKDGNSGAASAVLGTAQFAIAGAISFIVGAVGANKPFLLASVMAICALCANAVYFLLREKNQKF
- a CDS encoding spore coat protein yields the protein MQNFKEYVNEILKNHPGERVTSFSFEGEKYWLKQPELRIRGGLLTKIFKANPKAAFDYEALKCESLYAVGAPVPQLVLRDENFFVLKDGGTPVDEVLKSSDEASCVALIQGYAAALAQLHSRGFIHGRPALRDVLVKNGEMKFIDFENRGERGNLQKAKMRDFLLFVYDLCREGLNEGLVRAGIRAYDLNGGQDVVQSAWATVLALRPIYFIARLLPQKFKDLNALVRTFELCLKIIEKNDDQTK
- a CDS encoding tetratricopeptide repeat protein; translation: MKKLLFALALAACFAFGTSEYEKFEKECNDGNMESCAEAGLQCKDNAKKLKLFEKACNGGNKLGCLGVSGVMMQEDPKKAVEYFEKKCDSGDALDCALLGAMYKDGDGVEKDISKAVIYYDKAYDRGNGLSCGILADMYRKGDGIKIDFIRAAVYYKKGCDVAGELLNCYNFAVFNHYVEKDKSKAAQYYKKACDSGKNSSYLDLPNMTELKDTWQKSCDMYELLK
- a CDS encoding Na+/H+ antiporter NhaC family protein, producing the protein MKKILLLMFLSVAAFAVDDATRQHNAELFGIWTLVPPVVAIALAFITKEVILSLFIGVFSGTYMLAVVGNNPISALVGSFTDLVARVVGSMASKGNAGVLLQVLCIGGVVALISRTGGTKAVALWISKRAKTGISAQISTWVMGLFVFFDDYANALIVGPVMRPITDKFRVSREKLAFIIDATAAPIAGIALISTWVGLEVSLIRAGYDQIGVQNVNAFSIFVQTMPYRFYNLFMLAFVVYVAFMRRDFGPMLSAERRAASGEIHSKNSNIAELEDKTLEPKEGVKPQASNAVIPLIVLICGAFASFYFSGLSKLEGDALAAAKAAPLSFATLQATFGNANSSVALFQAALLATVVSIFMSVYRKIFDVREAISTWIKGWKTMIVTIVILLLAWSLSSVIKELGTSRYLVDMLSQNTPKFLLPVAIFVLGSFISFSTGTSYGTMGILMPLAIPLANAVGLHYGLSGDALHAYMIVNISGVLTGAIFGDHCSPISDTTILSSMGAGCDHIEHVKTQMPYALSVGAVAVLAGYLPVALGLSVWIALPIGFAVTWALVRFAGKKIEE
- the murI gene encoding glutamate racemase; amino-acid sequence: MKIAFFDSGIGGLSVLAEALQRFSGAEFLYFADEDHVPYGTKSRTEIVRLSLDAVGFLVSRGAEGVVVACNTATSAAISELRGAFSVPVIGMEPAVKLAADSFGARPTLLIATPLTIAGEKLACLVERLECETWSLPLPRLVEFAQDLEFDSPAVRAYLRQELGKFELARLGSLVLGCTHFNYFKDVLREILPSHVRIIDGIDGTLNRLASELGGGLKLARGKDLPSRTAKFNTGGDIKFNANSQTGELGAIRKCDGKLAVNARDLEQCDEDKCRMSPRAVDANSQLKLYSRGGADLSLEFEPRSEEAGISRVNYPNGNSVEYFYSGRALDAAQLRKVGLFLKRLDAMRAID
- a CDS encoding EexN family lipoprotein; amino-acid sequence: MKNPKMFLWGGVLAALLAGCGDDTEVKTKEYYDAHLDEAKEVLAKCDFNTLKDGSNSYKNCVNAKTVVEEKSMAYSVKYYMEHLDEAKAIIEKYKEKEPADKNSVEYSNLMNAKEANGNMKLRGFLENQAR
- a CDS encoding SDR family NAD(P)-dependent oxidoreductase, which translates into the protein MKNTAFITGATSGFGEAIARALSAQGYKIIAFGRRKDRLQKLAGELGNTHIIAADIRDKAAVFDAVSALPANFKDVEVLVNNAGLALGLEGIAQTPVEDLETMVDTNIKGVLYSTKAVLPLMIARGSGYIFNLGSTAGAWPYPGSHVYGASKAFIKQFSRNIRNDLRGTGIRVTEIAPGICKSEFSEVRFKGDVARAAAVYEGVDAILPEDIAQIVLSCLAMPHRVNINVIEAMATQQSWAGLFIEKH